The genomic DNA CTGCATGGCCGCGGTGTCGAGCCCCTCCGCGTCGAGCACCACGGCGAGTGGATTGCCGGCGAGCCTCCGCTCGGTGAACACATCGAGGGTGACGAAGCGGCGCGCCATCGTGTCGATCCTTCCTGCTCTCTGCGGACTTGGGCGGAGCGGTTTGCCGGGGGCGCCTCAGACCGCCTCGACCGGAAACCGCGCGCTCGGGTTCACGTACTCCTCCTGCGCGGCGACCGTCAGGATCTCCCGCGATCCCGCCTCGGCGGTGCGCTTGAGCAGCCCGTAGATCGAGGCCGCCGCCGCGCCCAGCGCCGCCTCGGCCGAGCCGGTCCGGGCGTAATGCACCAGGAACAGCGCCGCGATGCAGTCGCCGGCCCCGTTCACCGCGATGGCGAGCCGCGGCGTCCGGACCCGGAACACCCGCCCCTCCGCGCCCGCGAGCAGGTCGATGCTGTCGGCGGGCGTGTCGGCGCAGAGCGCCGAGGTGACCAGGACCACCCGCGGCCCGCGCGCCCGGAGCGCCGCGATCGCGGACCCGGCCTCCGCCAGGGTGCCGCTCGGCAGGCCGGTGAGCAGGCCGAGCTCGAACTGGTTGGGGGTAAGGATGTCGGCGGCCGGGACAGCGCGCTCGCGCAGGAACGCCTCGATGCCGGGCCGCACGTAGACGCCCTCCTCGACGTCGCCGATCACCGGGTCGCAGCAGTAGAGCGCCCGCGGGTTCGCCGCGCGCACGGCGTCCACCGCCTCCAGAATCGCGGCGCCTATCTCCGCCGAGCCCATGTAGCCCGACAGGACCGCGTCGCAGCGGCCCAGGACGCCGCGCTCGCCGATGCCGCGCACCACCTCGCGGATCATCGCCGCGTCGAAGACGGGGCCGCGCCACGCGCCGTAGCCGGTGTGGTTTGAGAACTGAACCGTGTGGACCGGCCAGACCTCGACCCCGAGCCGCTGCATCGGGAACACCGCCGAGGCGTTGCCGACATGGCCGTAGGCGACGTGGGACTGGATCGACAGGACGTTCAACGCGGGACTCGCTCGTTGTCCCGCTACGGTTAGCCGGTTCCCGCGCCGGCCGCACCCCTGTCCCTTGCCGCCCTCCCCCGCGCGCCTCAGATGGGACCGACCCTTCTCCCATCCCCCGAGCCCCGTTCGGAGCCCCATGGACATCGAAGCCCTGCGCACCTCGACCCTCGCCTTCGTGGAGGCGCACAAGGCCTGGACGCCGGTCATCGCGGGCGGCCTCGCCTTCTGCGAATCGATCGCGATCCTGTCGCTGTTCGTCCCGGCAACCGTGATCCTGGTCGGCATCGGGGCCCTCGTCGGCGGCGCCGACATCCCGTTCTGGCCGGTGGTGATCGCCGCGGCGCTCGGGGCCGCCCTCGGCGACTGGATCTCCTACGAGGCCGGGCGCTGGCTCGGGCCGGGGGCAAAGACCAAGTGGCCGCTGCGGCGCTATCCCGAGCTCATGGCCAAGGCCGAGGCCTTCATCGGCCGGTGGGGCATCGCCGCGGTGGCCCTGGGGCGCTTCTTCGGGCCGGCCCGCGCTCTGGTCCCGCTCTTCGCCGGGATCCTCGGCCTGGCGCGGCTGCCGTTCCAGCTGGCCAACGTCGCCTCCGCGCTGGTCTGGGCCTTCGTCCTTCTGGCCCCCGGGGCCGGGCTGCTCACGTGGCTCGACCGATAATCCGGCTCGACCGCTGATGCGCCGCTTCCCGCCCGAGCGGATCGTCTGCCTCACCGAGGAGACGGTCGAGACCCTGTACCTCCTGGGCGCGGAGGACAGGATCGTCGGCGTCTCGGGCTACGCGGTGCGCCCGCCCCGGGTCCGCCGGGAGAAGCCGCGCGTCTCGGCCTTCACCAGTGCGGACATCCCGAAGATCCTGGCGCTGGCGCCGGACCTCGTCCTGGCCTTCTCGGACCTCCAGGCCGGCATCGTCGCCGACCTCGCCCGCGCGGGCGTGGCGGTCCACCTGTTCAACCAGCGTGACGTGGCGGGCTGCCTCGCGATGGTGCGCACGCTCGGCGCCCTCGTGGGCCTGCCGGAGCGGGCCGAGACCCTGGCGGCGGGCCTCGAGGCGCGGCTGGCCGCGGCCGCCGCCTCGGTCCGGGAGCGGCCGCCCCCGCGCGTCTACTTCGAGGAGTGGGACGCGCCGATGATCTCCGGCATCGGCTGGGTCTCGGACCTGATCGGCCTCGCCGGCGGCCGGGACGTCTTCCCGGAGCTGAGCCGCCAGCCGGCCGCGAAGGACCGGATCGTCACCGCCGAGCAGGTGATCGCGGCCGCGCCCGACGTGATCCTCGCCTCGTGGTGCGGCAAGCGGGTCAATGTCGAGCGCATCCGGTCCCGGCCCGGCTGGGCGGCGATCCCGGCGGTGCGCGACGGGCGCATCCACGAGATCAAGTCGCCGCTGATCCTGCAGCCCGGCCCGGCCGCCCTCACCGACGGGTTCGACGCGATTCGGGCCTGCCTCGGGTGATCGCCTCAGGGTGATGCGTGGGGCGATGCCGCGCCGCAGGTGACGGACCGGGCGCGACTTGGCAGGATGTCCCGATTCGGTACAGACGCACCCGCAGACGCATCCCCCGAGCTCGATGTCCGCTTCCCTCGGCCTTCCCGATTCCGCGCCCCCAGCCGTCGAGGCGCTGCTGCCGCCCGACCGGCGGCAATCGCCCACAGCCCTGCGCATCCAGCGCGGCGTGCGCCGGTTGTTCTCCGAGATGGGCTGCGTCACCCTGCCGGAATTCTCCCTCGTCAACGGCCGCCGCGCCGACGTGATCGCGCTCTGCGGCGCCGGCAAGCTCACCATCGTGGAGATCAAGTCGAGCGTGGCCGATTTCCGCGCCGACCGGAAATGGCCGGATTACCGCGACTTCTGCGACCGGTTTTTCTTCGCCATCCCCGAGGACGTGCCCGAGTCGCTGATCCCGGAAGAGTGCGGCCTGATCGTCGCCGACGCCTACGGGGCCGGGATCCTGCGGGAGCCGCCCGAGCACCCGCTGAGCGGCGCCCGCCGCAAGGCCGTGACGCTGCGCTTCGCCCACAGCGCCGCGCGCATCCTGCACGCGCTGGCCGACCCGGGCGCCGTGCGGGAAGGGGCTCTCTAGGGCGCGGCCCGCACCGCGACCCTCGGCGAACCTTCGGCCGACGCGGTATTCATCCGACCGGGAAACGTCCTAGAACGGCCGCGCTTGCCGGGCCTCCGGCGCCGGGCCCGATCCACCGATGACATCCGTCGCCCTGTTCGAGCTGATCCTCGGTCTCCTCGGCGCGGCCCTGCTGCTGTCGCTGGCGGCCGGGCGCCTCGGTTTCCCGCCGGCCGCCGCCCTCGTCGTCGGCGGCATGGCGCTGGCGGTGGTGCCGGGCCTGCCGGCCTTCGATCTCGATCCGGACCTGATCATGGTCCTGTTCCTGCCGCCGCTCCTGCTCGAATCCGCCTACTTCACCGTCTGGCGCGACTTCCGGGCGAGCCTCGGCCCGATCCTGTCCCTGTCCCTCGGCGCGGTCCTGTTCACGACCCTCGTGGTCGGGCTCGTCGCCCACGCGGTGGTGCCGTCCCTGCCCTGGGCCGCCTGCTTCGCCCTCGGCGCCATCGTCTCGCCGCCGGACGCGGTGGCCGCCAAGGCGGTGCTGGCCCGCGTCGCCCTGCCCCGCCGGATGATCACGGTCCTGGAGGGCGAGAGCCTCGTGAACGACGCCTCGGGCCTCGTGCTCTACCGCTTCGCGGTGGCGGCGGCGCTCACCGGCACCTTCAGCGCCTGGGCGGCGGCCGGCAGCTTCGCGTGGCTCGCGGTGGCGGGTGTCGCGGTCGGGATCGCGTGCGGGGTGGCGGTGACCCTGGTGATACGCCGGATGCACGACGCCAACGCCATCACGGTGCTGAGCTTCCTCGCCGCCTACGTCGCCTACCTCGCGGCCGAGGAGATCCACGCCTCCGGTGTCCTGGCCGTGGTCGCTTGCGGCCTGATGATGGGCGGCCGGGAGCACGAGACCTTCGACGCGCATGCCCGCCGCCATTCCGTGGCGGTGTGGGAGTTCGTGGTCTTCGTGCTGGAGGCCCTGGTCTTCGTGCTGATCGGCTTGGCGCTCCGCGGCGTGCTCGCCCGGACCGGCGGCCAGATGGGCGCGCTCGAGGCGGAGTTGCCGCTGGCGCTCGCCGTCACGGCGACCTGCGTCGTCGCCCGTCTGCTCTGGGTGTTCCCGGCCGTCTACCTGCGGCGGCTCCTGTCGCCGCGGGTCCGCGCGCAGGAGCCCGCCCCGAACCCGGCCGTGCCGCTGATCGTCGGGTGGGCCGGCATGCGCGGGGTCGTGACCCTGGCGGCCGCCCTGGCTCTGCCGGTGGATTTCCCCGGCCGCGACGCGATCCTGGTCGCGGCCTTCGCGGTGATCCTGTTCACCGTGCTCGTGCAGGGCACGACCCTGGGGCCGCTGATCCGCAGCCTCCGCCTCGACCCCGCGGCGCATCTCCCCGAGGGCCACCTCGACGCGCCGATGGCCCGCGTCGTCGTGAACGAGGCCGGGCTCGCCGCCCTACAGGGCTTGGTGTTCGCCGAGACCGGGGCGCTGAAGCACCCGCGCCTCGTGGAGGAGTACCGCCGCCGGGTGCGGGCGGCCTCGCGGGACCGCGACGAGCGGGCGGCGCTGGAGGCCGAGAAGACCGAGCACTTCGCCGCCGCCCTGCTCGCCGTGCGCTCAGGCCGGTCGGCCCTGATCGACCTGCACCGGCAGAACCGGATCCACAGCTCGGTGCTGCGGCAGCTCGAGACGGAGATCGACTTGGAGGAACTCCATCTCAAGCGTCTGGCCGGGACCGCACCGGCCCACGGCTGAGTCGGGGCGCTGGCGTCAGTGGGCCGCGCACCCGTCCGCCGACTGGCCGTAGCCGCTGTAGACCACCCGGACCTTGCGTAGGCAGCTTCCCTCAGCCTTCGGCGCGGCCGCCACGGGGGCGACCTCTACCGGCTCGACCCGCAGGGTGGCGGCCACCGGCTGGTCTTCGGAAGTGGCGAGCGCACGGCTGGCGCTCATCACGAAGGGCGTGGCGGCCAGCGACGAGATGGCGAGCGCGGCGAAGACGGCGATGTTCTTGCGGCCGAAGCTGGTGCGGATGCGAGCATTGTACATGACGGGTCGTCCGACGTTCTGTATTCGGCAGCGCTGAGGTGCCGAGATCCCCTGTTGCGCTGATAACTTGGCCGTCAGCTCGGCGGTTCCGGTTTATTGCCCAAAAACCGCCACGCTTGGGTGTCCCGGCGCACGTCGGGCGCCGGCGCTCAGAAGATCCTGCGGTACTGAACGAAGCCCGACTTCTCGGCGATCCGGTCGTAGAGCTGCATCGCGTCCGCGTTGGTCTCGTGCGTCAGCCAGTGGACGCGCGAGCAGCCGGCGGCCTGCGCGGCCGCGTAGACGTGCTCGATCAGCCGACGGCCGATCCCGAGCCCGCGCGTGCCGTCCGCCACGAACAGGTCCTGGAGGTAGCAGTAGTCGCCGATCGTCCAGGCCGAGCGGTGGCGGATGTGGTGGACGAGGCCGACCGCCTCGGCACCGCGCCACGCCAGGGCACCGTCCACCGGCTCGGCCGGATCGTTGAGGCGCTGCCAGGTCGTGTCGGTGACAACGTCCGACAGGTCGACCTTGTAGAAGGACTGGTAGCCCCGCCAGAGCGGCAGCCAAGCGTCCCGGTCGCCGGGGCCGATCGGGCGGATCGCGAGGTCAGGATCCATGATTCTCTCCGTGCTTGCGCAGCGAGCGGACCATCATCGGGACCGCATAGGCAACCCGGGCTGCCGGCGCCGCGCCCCCTCGGTCGACACCCTTTGCCTTGCACCCCTCGCCGCCCGCACCTAAACCGGCCCGCCGGCGGCCCCAGCCGCCGCGCGATCCCGAGCCGCCGAGACCGATGTCCGAGAAAAAATCCTTCCAGGGTCTGATCCTGACGCTTCAGGAATTCTGGGCGGCGCAGGGCTGCGTGATCCTCCAGCCCTACGACATGGAGGTCGGTGCCGGCACGTTCCATCCGGCCACGACCCTGCGGGCGCTCGGCCCGAAGCCCTGGAAGGCGGCCTACGTTCAGCCGTCGCGCCGGCCCAAGGACGGCCGCTACGGCGAGAACCCCAACCGGCTCCAGCACTATTACCAATTCCAGGTGATCCTGAAGCCGAACCCGCCGAACCTGCAGGAGCTCTACCTCGCCTCGCTCGCCGCCATCGGCGTCGACCTGAAGCTTCACGACATCCGCTTCGTCGAGGACGACTGGGAGAGCCCGACCCTGGGCGCCTGGGGCCTCGGCTGGGAGTGCTGGTGCGACGGGATGGAGGTCAGCCAGTTCACCTATTTCCAGCAG from Methylobacterium oryzae includes the following:
- the pdxY gene encoding pyridoxal kinase PdxY — encoded protein: MNVLSIQSHVAYGHVGNASAVFPMQRLGVEVWPVHTVQFSNHTGYGAWRGPVFDAAMIREVVRGIGERGVLGRCDAVLSGYMGSAEIGAAILEAVDAVRAANPRALYCCDPVIGDVEEGVYVRPGIEAFLRERAVPAADILTPNQFELGLLTGLPSGTLAEAGSAIAALRARGPRVVLVTSALCADTPADSIDLLAGAEGRVFRVRTPRLAIAVNGAGDCIAALFLVHYARTGSAEAALGAAAASIYGLLKRTAEAGSREILTVAAQEEYVNPSARFPVEAV
- a CDS encoding DedA family protein — its product is MDIEALRTSTLAFVEAHKAWTPVIAGGLAFCESIAILSLFVPATVILVGIGALVGGADIPFWPVVIAAALGAALGDWISYEAGRWLGPGAKTKWPLRRYPELMAKAEAFIGRWGIAAVALGRFFGPARALVPLFAGILGLARLPFQLANVASALVWAFVLLAPGAGLLTWLDR
- a CDS encoding cobalamin-binding protein, which translates into the protein MRRFPPERIVCLTEETVETLYLLGAEDRIVGVSGYAVRPPRVRREKPRVSAFTSADIPKILALAPDLVLAFSDLQAGIVADLARAGVAVHLFNQRDVAGCLAMVRTLGALVGLPERAETLAAGLEARLAAAAASVRERPPPRVYFEEWDAPMISGIGWVSDLIGLAGGRDVFPELSRQPAAKDRIVTAEQVIAAAPDVILASWCGKRVNVERIRSRPGWAAIPAVRDGRIHEIKSPLILQPGPAALTDGFDAIRACLG
- a CDS encoding MmcB family DNA repair protein, translating into MSASLGLPDSAPPAVEALLPPDRRQSPTALRIQRGVRRLFSEMGCVTLPEFSLVNGRRADVIALCGAGKLTIVEIKSSVADFRADRKWPDYRDFCDRFFFAIPEDVPESLIPEECGLIVADAYGAGILREPPEHPLSGARRKAVTLRFAHSAARILHALADPGAVREGAL
- a CDS encoding Na+/H+ antiporter, with product MTSVALFELILGLLGAALLLSLAAGRLGFPPAAALVVGGMALAVVPGLPAFDLDPDLIMVLFLPPLLLESAYFTVWRDFRASLGPILSLSLGAVLFTTLVVGLVAHAVVPSLPWAACFALGAIVSPPDAVAAKAVLARVALPRRMITVLEGESLVNDASGLVLYRFAVAAALTGTFSAWAAAGSFAWLAVAGVAVGIACGVAVTLVIRRMHDANAITVLSFLAAYVAYLAAEEIHASGVLAVVACGLMMGGREHETFDAHARRHSVAVWEFVVFVLEALVFVLIGLALRGVLARTGGQMGALEAELPLALAVTATCVVARLLWVFPAVYLRRLLSPRVRAQEPAPNPAVPLIVGWAGMRGVVTLAAALALPVDFPGRDAILVAAFAVILFTVLVQGTTLGPLIRSLRLDPAAHLPEGHLDAPMARVVVNEAGLAALQGLVFAETGALKHPRLVEEYRRRVRAASRDRDERAALEAEKTEHFAAALLAVRSGRSALIDLHRQNRIHSSVLRQLETEIDLEELHLKRLAGTAPAHG
- a CDS encoding GNAT family N-acetyltransferase; this translates as MDPDLAIRPIGPGDRDAWLPLWRGYQSFYKVDLSDVVTDTTWQRLNDPAEPVDGALAWRGAEAVGLVHHIRHRSAWTIGDYCYLQDLFVADGTRGLGIGRRLIEHVYAAAQAAGCSRVHWLTHETNADAMQLYDRIAEKSGFVQYRRIF